A window from Candidatus Dadabacteria bacterium encodes these proteins:
- the yidC gene encoding membrane protein insertase YidC, with the protein MNSDLKRNYILFLVLSVLVIVGYSAFFAEAPKEKQPAKIDRPASAPAAGNLSEEPGSPQELPTEFEPIKSSYASKIIKVRSDLYVAEIDTLGGKVVGWDLSEYKKTVETDSVPVAVIGEEKKSFDTILRVKNEKMPELIPFSYKGGTNLVVGPEGLDVNLVWRKPDGLTVRKTISFYPGKYFIKENLEILNGTRRQINQKVYVGWENTVYESGSNSLYEFISMVGGEVKRTKKPLKETKAYNGETNWFGFGDKYFLSAFLPEIGGDRGVYLQPLDEKGLAGAGFSYPEQKIAAGKSYKVGWKSYFGPKNEPDLKEAGYSLEKSIDYGYAGVLTKIAVVLLKFVNDFFSNFGISIIVLTIALRVIFFPLTVKSMKSMKAIQNKMKSLKPEIDALKEKYKDDKSTQQAEMMKLYTSNDINPLSSLGGCLPLLIQLPVFIALYFALLYSIDLRHSSFLWVNDLSQPEHLFDVLGIPFRVLPLLMGVSWFLSQRLTPMTAPGSETMELQMKLMQFMPIIFTVMFWGLPSGLILYWTVSNILSVGQQLYINRQVPEPEGG; encoded by the coding sequence ATGAACAGCGACCTCAAGAGAAACTACATTTTATTTCTGGTATTGTCGGTACTGGTAATCGTCGGTTACTCGGCGTTTTTTGCAGAAGCCCCCAAGGAAAAACAGCCCGCAAAAATAGATCGGCCCGCATCGGCGCCCGCCGCAGGGAATCTTTCCGAAGAACCGGGTTCCCCACAGGAACTTCCCACGGAATTTGAACCGATAAAATCTTCCTACGCTTCCAAGATCATAAAAGTCAGATCCGACCTTTATGTTGCCGAGATAGACACCCTCGGAGGAAAAGTTGTCGGCTGGGATCTTTCGGAATACAAAAAGACGGTCGAGACGGACTCGGTGCCTGTGGCGGTAATAGGTGAAGAGAAAAAGTCGTTTGACACCATACTGAGAGTCAAAAACGAAAAAATGCCGGAACTTATCCCGTTTTCCTACAAGGGAGGTACGAATCTGGTCGTGGGTCCCGAGGGACTTGATGTCAATCTGGTCTGGAGAAAACCCGATGGACTTACGGTACGTAAAACCATCTCCTTTTATCCCGGGAAATACTTTATCAAGGAAAATCTGGAGATTCTTAACGGAACGCGGAGACAGATAAACCAGAAAGTTTACGTCGGCTGGGAAAATACGGTATACGAGAGCGGTTCAAATAGTCTCTACGAGTTTATCTCAATGGTCGGCGGCGAGGTCAAACGGACCAAGAAACCCCTTAAGGAAACCAAGGCGTACAATGGAGAGACAAACTGGTTCGGTTTCGGTGACAAGTACTTTCTCAGCGCATTTCTGCCGGAAATAGGGGGAGACCGGGGAGTTTACCTGCAGCCCCTTGATGAAAAAGGTCTTGCCGGGGCGGGTTTTTCCTATCCAGAGCAAAAAATAGCTGCGGGGAAAAGCTACAAAGTCGGGTGGAAATCGTATTTCGGTCCGAAAAATGAACCGGACCTCAAGGAAGCCGGGTACAGCCTTGAGAAATCGATTGACTACGGCTACGCAGGAGTACTTACCAAGATTGCCGTCGTGCTTCTTAAGTTCGTCAACGACTTTTTCAGCAACTTCGGAATCTCCATAATAGTGCTTACGATCGCTCTCAGGGTGATATTCTTCCCCCTTACCGTGAAAAGCATGAAGTCGATGAAAGCCATACAGAACAAGATGAAGAGTCTGAAGCCTGAAATCGACGCTCTCAAAGAAAAATACAAGGACGACAAATCGACTCAGCAGGCAGAGATGATGAAGCTTTACACAAGTAACGACATAAACCCGCTCAGCAGTCTCGGGGGATGTCTTCCCCTGCTCATACAGCTTCCCGTTTTCATAGCTCTTTATTTCGCGCTTCTGTATTCGATAGATCTAAGACACAGCTCGTTTCTCTGGGTAAACGACCTCTCCCAGCCCGAACACCTATTTGACGTGCTGGGAATACCGTTTCGGGTGCTGCCCCTTTTGATGGGTGTCTCGTGGTTTCTCTCGCAGAGACTCACCCCCATGACTGCTCCAGGAAGCGAGACGATGGAACTGCAGATGAAGCTCATGCAGTTTATGCCTATAATTTTTACCGTAATGTTCTGGGGCCTGCCTTCCGGTCTTATACTTTACTGGACCGTAAGCAACATTCTCTCCGTCGGTCAGCAACTATACATCAATCGACAGGTCCCGGAGCCAGAAGGAGGATAG
- the yidD gene encoding membrane protein insertion efficiency factor YidD, with translation MKENPAVRFLVLLVRTYQRTISPLLPQTCRFHPSCSAYSIEALREHGAFRGIWMTLRRILRCHPLSAGGYDPVKKKSDKRAKG, from the coding sequence ATGAAAGAAAATCCCGCAGTCAGATTCCTTGTTTTACTGGTAAGGACCTACCAGAGAACCATTTCTCCCCTGCTTCCCCAAACCTGCAGGTTCCACCCCAGTTGCTCCGCGTATTCAATTGAAGCCCTGCGGGAACACGGAGCTTTCAGAGGAATCTGGATGACTCTCAGGAGAATACTGCGATGTCATCCGTTAAGCGCAGGAGGATATGACCCCGTAAAGAAAAAAAGCGATAAACGGGCGAAGGGGTGA
- the rnpA gene encoding ribonuclease P protein component, protein MEKVAFESDSSFPAKFKIKTSRDFRNTLSEGTKTHSENFILYAKPNSLGFPRLGVSVGKKASASAVRRNRMKRVLREVFRRNKPVFSSNDVVFVIKNDVSGKKFSELYLEIKKLAGRIK, encoded by the coding sequence ATGGAAAAAGTAGCGTTTGAGTCCGACAGCTCGTTTCCCGCAAAATTCAAGATAAAAACATCCCGCGACTTTCGCAACACACTCTCAGAAGGCACTAAAACCCACTCGGAAAACTTCATACTCTACGCAAAGCCCAACTCTCTTGGGTTTCCCCGCCTAGGGGTGTCCGTGGGCAAAAAAGCGTCGGCAAGCGCAGTCAGAAGAAACAGGATGAAAAGGGTGCTGAGGGAAGTTTTCAGGAGGAACAAGCCCGTGTTTTCCTCAAACGACGTGGTGTTCGTAATAAAGAACGACGTATCGGGTAAGAAATTCTCTGAACTTTACCTAGAGATAAAAAAACTCGCAGGCCGTATCAAATGA
- the rpmH gene encoding 50S ribosomal protein L34: protein MKRTYQPHVKKRLRTHGFRARLSTRGGRSILRRRTAKGRYVLTVGRWKK, encoded by the coding sequence ATGAAAAGGACTTATCAACCGCACGTAAAAAAGAGGCTCAGAACACACGGCTTCCGCGCCAGGCTGAGCACAAGGGGAGGCAGGAGCATACTGAGGAGAAGGACTGCCAAGGGAAGATACGTTCTCACGGTTGGGAGATGGAAAAAGTAG
- a CDS encoding biotin/lipoyl-binding protein gives MKKILFQDTSFRDGFQSVFGARVLTEDFIPAVEAAREAGITHFEAGGGARFQSLFLYCGESAFDMMDRFREAAGPDANLQTLARGINVVALSQQPKDMIDLHARMFKKHGITHIRNFDALNDVRNLEYSGQCIKNAGLHHQAVVTLMELPPGCEGAHDVDFYIDRLRKILDSGLPYDSICFKDASGTSNPQKIYETVKAARKLVGENVILWVHTHETAAQGVNQYMAGINGGCDGICVARAPVSGGTSQPDLISMWNALKGTEYTLDVDITKVLEANSVFKECMSGYYFPPEALRVSSEVLLSPMPGGALTANTMMMRDTGTLDLYPQVIEAMSECVAKGGFGTSVTPVSQFYFQQAYANVTQGTWKKITDGYGNMVLGYFGRTPVEPDPEVVAIAEEQMGKPRFEGDPLDILEPGIPKATEILEKEGLPVTEENIFIVGALQTQGGNKGLDFLKGNFSVNVRKNKPEEQPQQRQGLGTSVASKVSGTGENFVITVDGRSYNVTVKEGTSEVASVTEAPAPKTSSAMDEDSPDVVAVTASVPGNVYRVQVGVGDKIKENQTLIMLEAMKMETPVASPCDGEVVSIEVEQGQVVETGQLILTILPS, from the coding sequence ATGAAAAAAATCTTATTTCAGGATACATCCTTTCGCGACGGGTTTCAGTCCGTTTTCGGCGCGAGGGTGCTTACAGAAGACTTCATCCCGGCGGTTGAAGCCGCTAGGGAAGCCGGGATAACCCACTTCGAGGCTGGCGGGGGGGCCAGGTTCCAGAGTCTGTTTCTTTACTGCGGGGAGTCCGCTTTTGATATGATGGACCGCTTCCGCGAGGCAGCTGGACCGGATGCTAACCTGCAGACGCTTGCAAGAGGGATCAATGTTGTTGCCCTGTCCCAGCAGCCCAAGGACATGATAGATCTCCACGCCAGGATGTTCAAGAAACATGGCATAACTCACATAAGAAACTTCGACGCCTTAAATGACGTAAGAAACCTCGAGTACTCGGGTCAGTGCATAAAGAATGCGGGTCTGCACCACCAGGCGGTGGTAACACTGATGGAGCTTCCTCCGGGATGCGAAGGAGCCCACGATGTGGATTTCTATATAGACAGGCTGAGGAAAATACTTGATTCGGGGCTCCCCTATGATTCCATATGCTTCAAGGACGCTTCCGGAACCTCGAATCCCCAAAAGATTTACGAGACCGTGAAGGCCGCGAGAAAGCTCGTCGGAGAGAACGTCATTCTCTGGGTGCACACCCACGAGACGGCTGCCCAGGGAGTCAATCAGTACATGGCCGGCATAAACGGCGGGTGCGACGGGATCTGCGTCGCGAGAGCCCCGGTTTCCGGGGGAACTTCTCAGCCCGACCTTATATCCATGTGGAACGCCCTTAAGGGGACGGAGTACACCTTGGACGTGGACATAACCAAGGTTCTCGAGGCGAATTCCGTGTTCAAGGAATGCATGTCCGGCTATTATTTCCCGCCCGAAGCCCTTCGGGTCTCCTCGGAGGTTCTTCTCTCTCCGATGCCCGGCGGAGCACTTACCGCAAACACCATGATGATGAGAGACACGGGCACCCTTGATCTTTACCCGCAGGTGATCGAGGCGATGAGCGAATGTGTTGCGAAGGGTGGATTCGGAACATCGGTTACCCCGGTTTCCCAGTTCTATTTCCAGCAGGCCTACGCCAATGTCACTCAGGGAACTTGGAAGAAGATCACCGACGGTTACGGGAACATGGTACTAGGCTACTTCGGGCGTACGCCCGTTGAGCCCGACCCGGAAGTCGTGGCGATAGCGGAAGAGCAGATGGGCAAGCCCCGCTTTGAAGGCGACCCGCTCGATATACTTGAGCCCGGCATTCCGAAGGCGACCGAGATTCTCGAAAAAGAAGGACTTCCTGTCACCGAGGAAAACATATTCATAGTCGGGGCGCTTCAAACCCAGGGCGGAAACAAAGGACTTGACTTTCTCAAGGGGAATTTCAGCGTCAACGTAAGAAAAAACAAGCCTGAAGAGCAACCTCAGCAGAGACAAGGTCTCGGCACGAGCGTAGCATCGAAGGTGTCTGGTACCGGGGAGAACTTCGTTATTACGGTTGACGGGAGAAGCTACAATGTAACTGTAAAGGAAGGGACTTCGGAAGTTGCTTCAGTAACCGAAGCTCCAGCCCCGAAAACATCCTCTGCGATGGATGAAGATTCTCCCGATGTTGTGGCCGTTACGGCGAGCGTACCCGGCAACGTGTACAGGGTTCAGGTCGGCGTGGGGGACAAGATAAAGGAAAATCAGACGCTGATCATGCTTGAAGCCATGAAAATGGAAACTCCAGTTGCCTCTCCGTGCGACGGGGAAGTGGTGTCCATAGAGGTTGAACAGGGACAGGTAGTAGAGACGGGTCAGCTTATCCTGACCATTCTTCCCTCTTGA
- a CDS encoding sodium ion-translocating decarboxylase subunit beta, protein MKKFILIFAVLAVSLGIFATTPDCLGETVSDVAASAEQTKELASFSQLLKNVATSTGIYGFIAGNAISWVNGFGMFLMILVGFLLLYLGIAKKFEPLLLVTIAFGCILANIPLAGINDPGGVLYYVYDVGIKTGIFPLLIFMGVGALTDFGPLLANPKTVLLGGAAQFGIFSTLLGALALSQYVPGIDFSLKDAASIGIIGSADGPTSIYISSQLSPRLLGAVSVAAYSYMALVPIIQPPIMKALTSPEERKIRMNQLRPVAKRERIMFPLIALTLCLLFLPSAAPLIGFFAFGNLMRECGVVDRLSDTTRNALINIVTIFLGLGVGSQLLASEFLSLETLGILLLGIVAFCIGTASGVLMAKLMNVFSETKINPLIGSAGVSAVPMAARVSQDMGAREDPQNVLLMHAMGPNVAGVVGSAVAAGVLLAVFA, encoded by the coding sequence ATGAAAAAATTCATACTTATTTTCGCAGTTCTTGCGGTTTCCCTTGGAATATTCGCTACCACTCCAGACTGTCTCGGGGAGACGGTAAGCGACGTGGCAGCCTCTGCGGAGCAAACCAAGGAGCTCGCATCTTTTTCCCAGCTTTTGAAAAACGTGGCTACCAGTACCGGCATCTACGGATTTATTGCGGGCAACGCAATTTCCTGGGTTAACGGATTCGGGATGTTTTTGATGATCCTGGTAGGATTCCTTCTTCTCTACCTGGGGATTGCGAAGAAATTCGAACCTCTTCTTCTGGTTACGATAGCTTTCGGGTGCATATTGGCCAACATTCCGCTTGCGGGGATAAATGACCCCGGCGGGGTACTTTACTACGTGTACGATGTCGGCATAAAGACCGGTATTTTTCCCCTTCTGATATTCATGGGAGTGGGGGCGCTTACCGATTTCGGTCCGCTTCTGGCCAACCCCAAGACGGTTCTTCTGGGAGGCGCTGCGCAGTTCGGTATTTTCTCGACGTTGCTCGGTGCGCTCGCGCTTTCCCAGTACGTGCCCGGGATCGATTTTTCCCTAAAAGACGCGGCGTCGATAGGAATAATAGGGTCAGCGGACGGACCGACCTCTATTTATATTTCTTCACAGCTCTCCCCGAGGCTTCTCGGTGCAGTCTCGGTCGCCGCGTATTCCTACATGGCTCTCGTGCCGATAATCCAGCCCCCGATAATGAAAGCTCTTACTTCCCCTGAAGAGAGAAAAATAAGGATGAACCAGCTTCGTCCGGTGGCGAAAAGAGAAAGAATAATGTTTCCGTTGATTGCTCTTACTCTCTGCCTTCTTTTTCTTCCATCTGCCGCGCCCCTAATAGGCTTTTTTGCTTTCGGCAATCTGATGAGGGAATGCGGAGTGGTCGACCGGCTCTCGGATACGACGAGAAACGCGCTTATCAACATCGTTACGATATTCCTCGGCCTCGGAGTCGGCTCGCAGCTTCTGGCCTCCGAATTTCTCTCCCTTGAGACTCTTGGCATACTTCTTCTGGGAATTGTGGCTTTCTGCATAGGCACGGCCTCTGGGGTGTTGATGGCCAAGCTTATGAATGTTTTCTCCGAAACCAAGATCAACCCCCTGATCGGTTCGGCAGGGGTTTCGGCGGTTCCAATGGCCGCTCGCGTCTCTCAGGATATGGGGGCCAGGGAAGATCCCCAGAATGTGCTTTTGATGCACGCTATGGGTCCGAACGTGGCCGGGGTTGTGGGTTCGGCCGTAGCGGCAGGAGTGCTGCTTGCGGTTTTTGCGTAA
- a CDS encoding SDR family oxidoreductase, protein MRFKGRSAIITGGGTGIGEATALLLARNGAKVLIVGRREDKLKELCGRAGEEGFSIEYKVCDVSVESDCAATVETAFREHGKIDILFNNAGIIFSGPLHEVEISRFQEIFDINVKGAFMMCKYAIPHMLSAGRGFIVNNSSVIGLKGFAGLSAYSASKGALVQLTRSMALEYADKGLRINAVCPGGVWTPMFDSYLERAEDAEAAQAFMESLHPMGRLADPYEIAEAVLFLCDDKVMFNTGSMLSIDGGIIAK, encoded by the coding sequence ATGAGATTTAAAGGACGCTCAGCGATCATTACCGGTGGAGGAACGGGAATCGGTGAAGCGACGGCACTTTTGCTGGCGCGAAACGGAGCCAAGGTTCTGATTGTCGGAAGAAGGGAAGATAAGCTAAAAGAGCTATGCGGCAGGGCAGGGGAAGAAGGATTTTCTATAGAGTACAAGGTCTGTGACGTTTCAGTCGAGAGCGACTGCGCAGCCACCGTGGAGACCGCTTTTCGCGAGCACGGAAAGATCGACATTCTTTTTAACAACGCCGGTATCATTTTTTCCGGCCCCCTTCACGAAGTCGAGATCTCAAGGTTTCAGGAGATCTTCGATATAAACGTGAAGGGAGCGTTCATGATGTGCAAATATGCCATTCCTCATATGCTTTCTGCGGGCAGAGGTTTTATCGTCAATAACTCTTCTGTTATCGGGTTAAAGGGTTTTGCGGGGCTTTCAGCCTACTCGGCGTCCAAGGGAGCCCTTGTTCAGCTCACAAGAAGCATGGCCCTTGAGTATGCGGACAAGGGACTCAGAATAAATGCTGTTTGTCCTGGAGGGGTCTGGACACCGATGTTCGATTCCTATCTTGAGAGAGCCGAAGATGCCGAAGCGGCCCAAGCTTTTATGGAGTCGCTTCACCCCATGGGACGGCTGGCCGACCCGTACGAAATAGCTGAAGCGGTTCTGTTTCTCTGCGATGATAAGGTCATGTTCAACACGGGCTCAATGCTTTCAATCGACGGCGGCATTATAGCCAAGTGA
- a CDS encoding ABC transporter substrate-binding protein, translating to MRILRGALSIAFLVFASFLLSTGCDDGTDEQVDAGCEDAFCIGTLFRTTDSPSSVIKAAELARDDINEAGGNIKLIAGDGATPLASTMELLEMGVKAIIGPGTSQSSVEIFDFLVENGLVAVSPSATSVTLTEKNREISQAGKAHFFFRTVPTDSFQAKILATEVRNGDEVLIVHRNDNYGVKLTELINREFLSRNRPAAKVVWYERYYSDDPMFEEKTQAVLDDIEAVGGIGNIGSIILILSIDEGGKIIKGMIDSTVVSSAARYYISDSFAVENLYERVDPDNPAAVDGFKSTTPCSLPDPPERKDEFEKRFDREMFPSLRFAVHAYDAVVAIALAALSAGSNDPSEYVSEMAGVTGGGNRCLSYAECAAAITDETAANDDIDYEGVSGPIEFDQNGDIGAGCYSVYTYDAVGGRMKQIFEVPSLKEITSSETP from the coding sequence ATGAGAATTCTGAGAGGAGCACTTTCGATTGCGTTTCTTGTCTTTGCCTCCTTTCTTCTTTCCACAGGATGTGACGATGGAACCGACGAGCAAGTCGACGCTGGCTGCGAAGATGCCTTCTGCATAGGAACACTTTTCCGGACAACCGATTCTCCTTCCTCGGTAATAAAGGCCGCGGAACTCGCAAGGGATGACATTAACGAAGCCGGCGGAAACATAAAGCTTATCGCCGGAGACGGTGCCACTCCTCTTGCCTCGACCATGGAACTTCTGGAAATGGGCGTGAAGGCGATAATCGGACCTGGAACTTCACAGAGTTCCGTTGAAATTTTTGATTTCCTAGTTGAGAACGGCCTAGTCGCGGTTTCACCCTCCGCAACTTCCGTTACCCTGACCGAAAAAAACAGGGAAATTTCCCAAGCCGGGAAAGCGCACTTTTTCTTCAGAACCGTTCCGACGGATTCGTTCCAGGCGAAAATTCTGGCGACCGAAGTCCGAAACGGGGACGAGGTGCTGATAGTCCATCGAAACGACAACTACGGAGTGAAGCTCACGGAACTGATCAACAGGGAATTCCTTTCCCGAAACCGTCCCGCTGCCAAGGTCGTCTGGTACGAGCGATACTATTCTGACGACCCAATGTTCGAGGAGAAAACCCAGGCCGTACTTGACGATATCGAGGCGGTAGGCGGAATCGGCAACATAGGTTCCATAATACTAATCCTGTCGATAGACGAAGGAGGAAAGATAATAAAGGGCATGATTGACTCCACGGTCGTTTCGTCCGCCGCGAGATACTACATCTCCGACTCATTCGCAGTTGAGAACCTGTATGAACGCGTGGACCCGGACAACCCGGCCGCGGTTGATGGCTTCAAAAGCACGACTCCGTGCTCCCTGCCGGACCCTCCCGAGAGAAAAGACGAGTTTGAAAAACGATTTGACCGAGAGATGTTCCCTTCCCTTCGATTCGCCGTCCATGCCTATGACGCAGTGGTAGCAATAGCACTCGCGGCCTTGAGCGCCGGAAGCAACGACCCTTCCGAATACGTCTCCGAAATGGCAGGTGTTACGGGAGGAGGAAACCGGTGCTTAAGCTACGCGGAATGCGCCGCAGCCATTACTGATGAGACCGCAGCTAACGACGACATCGACTACGAGGGAGTTTCAGGACCAATCGAGTTTGACCAGAACGGAGACATAGGAGCGGGGTGCTATTCCGTCTACACATACGATGCCGTGGGCGGGCGCATGAAGCAGATCTTCGAAGTTCCAAGCTTAAAAGAAATAACGTCTAGCGAGACTCCGTAA
- a CDS encoding transcriptional repressor — protein MTKDFECTQESYAREVLREKGLKSTAQRLAVVHVLHTSGKSLSVGEIHDRVKDMLGTTGLATIYRTLEMFEDLGIVNRLHFPDGRHGYVFSQGEHVHHMVCVDCGGVFDFPECPVESFDYASIEKQGFRVKNHFVQLFGQCLKCAEAA, from the coding sequence ATGACGAAAGATTTTGAATGCACTCAGGAATCGTATGCCAGAGAAGTTCTGCGGGAAAAGGGACTCAAGTCCACAGCGCAGCGTCTAGCCGTCGTTCATGTTCTTCACACGAGCGGGAAATCGCTTTCGGTCGGCGAAATACACGACAGGGTGAAGGATATGCTCGGCACCACGGGGCTTGCCACCATCTACAGAACCCTTGAGATGTTCGAGGACTTGGGTATCGTGAACCGCCTTCATTTTCCCGACGGCCGTCACGGTTACGTGTTCTCCCAAGGCGAGCACGTTCATCATATGGTGTGCGTTGACTGCGGAGGGGTTTTCGATTTTCCAGAGTGTCCGGTGGAGAGCTTTGATTACGCTTCGATTGAAAAGCAGGGATTCAGAGTGAAGAATCATTTCGTACAGCTTTTCGGCCAGTGCTTAAAGTGTGCGGAGGCGGCTTAA
- a CDS encoding MerC domain-containing protein, producing the protein MNQVRIQRLTDYTSISLAGICAIHCFFTPVALILFPVVGSTFVFEDIFHELMLFMVIPASVVAIFLGCRRHKDFSVIMLGGVGLYFLLVGAFAATGYVESILTLIGAFIMISGHLRNFRLCRKDGCDH; encoded by the coding sequence ATGAACCAGGTAAGAATTCAGAGGCTCACCGATTACACCTCGATATCCCTTGCGGGCATCTGCGCCATCCACTGTTTTTTTACGCCGGTGGCTCTCATACTGTTCCCGGTCGTGGGTTCGACATTTGTGTTTGAAGATATTTTCCACGAGTTGATGCTTTTTATGGTCATTCCCGCAAGCGTGGTCGCCATATTTCTCGGCTGCAGACGTCATAAGGATTTCAGCGTGATCATGCTGGGGGGCGTGGGACTCTATTTTCTCCTAGTCGGAGCTTTCGCCGCTACGGGCTACGTAGAATCGATTCTTACTCTTATCGGCGCTTTTATCATGATTTCCGGTCACCTGCGCAATTTCAGGCTTTGCAGGAAAGATGGCTGCGATCACTGA
- the rpmG gene encoding 50S ribosomal protein L33, producing the protein MGKSLNRVLVKMKSTESPYIYYTKKNKMNTPDRLELKKYDPVIRKHVVFKETK; encoded by the coding sequence ATGGGAAAGTCGTTAAACAGAGTACTTGTCAAGATGAAAAGCACCGAGAGTCCTTACATCTATTACACGAAGAAAAACAAGATGAATACTCCGGACCGTCTTGAACTGAAAAAGTACGACCCGGTGATAAGAAAGCACGTCGTCTTTAAGGAGACCAAGTAG
- the rpmB gene encoding 50S ribosomal protein L28, translated as MARRCAITGKKPLFGNNVSHANNHVKRRQNPNLHWKRIYVPELDRYVRIRISARALRTITKKGLMPYLRDEGLTLRDITR; from the coding sequence ATGGCACGTCGCTGCGCTATAACAGGAAAAAAACCCCTTTTCGGAAACAACGTCTCCCACGCGAACAACCACGTTAAAAGACGCCAGAATCCGAACCTGCACTGGAAGAGAATCTACGTTCCCGAGCTAGACAGGTACGTGAGAATAAGGATTTCTGCCCGCGCGCTGAGAACGATCACCAAAAAAGGCCTTATGCCTTACCTTAGGGACGAGGGTCTTACCCTCAGAGACATAACCCGCTGA
- a CDS encoding AEC family transporter yields MTLSSIPELANIVLPAFLVIAAGFLFSRTKKIDISSINDLVVYVTTPCLIISSLSDFTMDPSVTAKLFLSISAVIFSTIIIGGALTKALRLDSRVYLPPVVFANTGNLGLPLCLFAFGQYGFNIAILCVVSTMLLHYTVGIMILGSGKNHLREIFRLPLIYATVAGIIINSVGFQIPVVIERPVALLGDITIPAMLFSLGYKLSEMKVSRLWLSFFFGSARIFLGVILGALFVNAFGLKGVEAKVVILECAMPPAVFNFVLAEKYGRDSETVASIIVAGTAVSLLVLPFVISYLVNQ; encoded by the coding sequence ATGACTCTTTCCTCAATCCCAGAGCTTGCAAACATCGTCCTGCCGGCGTTTCTTGTAATCGCCGCGGGCTTTCTCTTCAGCAGGACGAAAAAAATAGACATATCCTCGATTAACGATCTTGTGGTCTACGTGACCACGCCGTGTCTAATAATCTCGTCCCTCTCTGATTTTACAATGGACCCGTCTGTGACGGCGAAGCTGTTTCTCTCGATATCGGCGGTCATTTTCTCTACCATAATAATCGGCGGGGCACTTACGAAAGCACTCCGGCTTGACTCGAGGGTATATCTGCCTCCCGTGGTTTTCGCAAACACGGGAAACCTGGGACTTCCCCTTTGTCTTTTCGCGTTCGGACAGTATGGGTTCAACATCGCGATACTCTGTGTCGTTTCGACCATGCTGCTTCACTACACGGTGGGAATTATGATCCTCGGGTCCGGAAAGAATCATCTGCGCGAGATATTCAGGCTTCCCCTGATATACGCCACCGTAGCCGGAATAATCATAAACTCGGTCGGCTTTCAGATCCCGGTAGTTATCGAGAGGCCCGTAGCCCTTCTCGGGGATATCACCATACCCGCGATGCTCTTCTCGCTCGGGTACAAACTCTCCGAAATGAAGGTCTCCAGACTTTGGCTTTCCTTTTTCTTCGGCTCCGCCAGAATATTTCTCGGCGTAATTCTCGGAGCGCTGTTCGTAAACGCATTCGGCCTGAAGGGAGTGGAGGCAAAAGTGGTTATCTTGGAGTGCGCAATGCCTCCCGCGGTTTTTAACTTCGTGCTCGCGGAGAAATACGGCAGGGACTCCGAGACGGTCGCATCAATAATAGTGGCCGGAACGGCAGTTTCCCTATTGGTTCTTCCGTTCGTTATTTCGTATCTGGTAAATCAGTGA